One window from the genome of Anolis sagrei isolate rAnoSag1 chromosome 4, rAnoSag1.mat, whole genome shotgun sequence encodes:
- the SNAI1 gene encoding zinc finger protein SNAI1, producing the protein MPRSFLVKKHFSASKKPNYSELESQTVIVSPFFYEKYPLSVLPQPDLLTNSPHYPSLVWDTGLLSNFFTSEPEYQKSVTSPPSPDSKPLDLTSLSSEEEDGKTTSDPPSPASSSATEAEKFHCGQCSKSYSTFAGLSKHRQLHCDSQARKSFSCKYCEKEYVSLGALKMHIRSHTLPCVCKICGKAFSRPWLLQGHIRTHTGEKPFSCTHCNRAFADRSNLRAHLQTHSDVKKYQCKTCSRTFSRMSLLHKHEETGCTGTR; encoded by the exons ATGCCTCGCTCTTTCCTCGTCAAGAAGCATTTCTCGGCCAGCAAGAAGCCCAACTACAGCGAACTGGAAAGCCAGACCG TGATTGTGTCCCCGTTCTTCTATGAGAAGTACCCCCTGTCCGTCCTCCCCCAGCCAGACCTCCTGACCAACAGCCCTCACTACCCTTCGCTGGTCTGGGACACAGGGCTCCTCTCCAACTTCTTCACCTCAGAGCCGGAGTACCAGAAAAGCGTCACCTCACCGCCCAGCCCTGACTCCAAGCCCCTGGACCTGACCTCCTTGTCcagcgaggaggaggatggcAAGACGACCTCCGATCCGCCTAGCCCGGCCTCTTCTTCGGCCACGGAAGCAGAGAAATTCCATTGTGGCCAGTGCAGCAAGTCCTACTCGACCTTTGCAGGCCTTTCCAAACACAGACAGTTGCACTGCGACTCCCAGGCCAGGAAATCTTTCAGCTGCAAGTACTGTGAGAAGGAGTACGTCAGCCTGGGAGCCCTGAAGATGCACATCCGAAGCCATACCCTTCCTTGCGTCTGCAAGATCTGCGGCAAAGCTTTCTCCAGGCCTTGGCTCCTGCAGGGCCACATCAGAACCCATACTG GTGAGAAACCATTTTCCTGCACACACTGCAACAGGGCTTTTGCTGACCGCTCCAACCTCCGTGCCCACCTGCAGACCCATTCGGACGTCAAGAAGTATCAATGCAAAACGTGTTCCCGGACTTTCTCCCGAATGTCCCTTCTCCACAAGCATGAAGAAACAGGCTGCACTGGAACACGCTGA